A section of the Alkalihalobacillus sp. LMS39 genome encodes:
- a CDS encoding NUDIX domain-containing protein, with protein sequence MFIVNVEAAISKDGKWLIIERSKHEEHAPGQLALVGGKVETEGSQVNILERTIIREVEEEVGVIIKSEMTYVQSTSFVTDYGASVVDVVFLCEYESGEAHEKNPDEVESVMWLTTEEILTNPNAPSYLKESIKQAASLL encoded by the coding sequence ATGTTTATAGTAAATGTAGAAGCTGCGATAAGCAAAGACGGAAAATGGCTTATTATTGAAAGAAGTAAACATGAAGAACACGCACCAGGCCAGCTTGCTTTAGTTGGTGGAAAGGTTGAAACTGAAGGCAGCCAAGTAAATATATTAGAACGAACAATTATTCGTGAAGTTGAAGAAGAAGTGGGTGTTATCATTAAATCCGAGATGACGTATGTTCAGAGTACATCATTTGTAACAGATTATGGCGCCAGTGTTGTTGATGTCGTCTTTCTTTGTGAATATGAGTCAGGGGAAGCGCACGAAAAAAATCCGGATGAAGTAGAATCAGTCATGTGGTTAACAACAGAGGAAATCTTGACGAATCCAAACGCACCATCTTATTTAAAAGAAAGCATAAAGCAAGCTGCATCCTTATTATAA